One window from the genome of Fibrobacter sp. UWB4 encodes:
- the recJ gene encoding single-stranded-DNA-specific exonuclease RecJ produces the protein MEDLVASTLSSTLKIPHAVARFLVSRGIKTVSDAYHMLCSNESDVHDPFLMMGMDKAVEWILAVRERGERVFIFGDYDLDGMTSVTLLTRCLKTVGIESEWRLPNRFGDGYGLSVSAVDEMYEAGARNLITVDTGITANVEIAHAKELGMAVMVMDHHQPSGDGLPVSDVLLDPHQEGDNYPNPELCGVGVSYKFICALFSRLGIKAPVEYLDLVALGTLADLVQMTPENRYFTRTGLESLKSSRWPGVQEMYSSLMKPHSCVGGIDVMYKLAPLLNAPGRMERPDPALKLLLCENKGEAGKLLDELKDWNARRKQKEAEITEMAMEQVKALYGDTIPTVIVVAGENWHVGVIGIVAAKLAQEFHRPSAVLSIINGMAHASARAVPGFNWHRALFDSRELFDRWGGHANAAGFSLEAGKIEELRGRLLQSAKDQGYTGEIVNTDESYPYDIKIALRELTVETRVPTGRYPIRERSILEYIDLLEPFGGNFPYPAFRAENVTVHRVRELRGGHLQMEISQAGSAVFPAIAFGLRKSKALLGRSRPVTVVFEPIWNYYNNTKTVQLCIKSIE, from the coding sequence ATGGAAGATCTTGTCGCCTCAACTTTGTCCTCTACGCTAAAGATTCCGCATGCGGTCGCGAGGTTCTTGGTCTCGCGCGGCATCAAGACTGTTTCTGATGCGTACCACATGCTGTGCTCTAACGAGAGCGACGTGCATGACCCCTTCCTCATGATGGGAATGGACAAGGCTGTGGAATGGATACTTGCGGTTCGCGAACGTGGCGAGCGCGTGTTCATTTTTGGCGACTACGACTTGGACGGCATGACGTCCGTGACGCTTTTGACCCGCTGCTTAAAGACTGTGGGTATTGAATCTGAATGGCGACTTCCGAACCGCTTTGGCGATGGCTATGGCCTCTCGGTTTCTGCCGTCGATGAAATGTATGAGGCGGGTGCTCGCAACTTGATTACCGTGGACACAGGCATTACCGCGAACGTGGAAATTGCGCATGCCAAGGAACTCGGCATGGCGGTCATGGTCATGGACCATCATCAGCCGTCGGGCGATGGGCTCCCGGTAAGCGATGTGCTTCTGGATCCGCATCAGGAAGGCGACAATTACCCGAACCCGGAACTTTGCGGTGTCGGCGTTTCGTACAAGTTTATTTGCGCCTTGTTCAGCCGCCTTGGCATTAAGGCCCCGGTTGAATATCTGGACTTGGTTGCACTCGGGACGCTTGCGGACTTGGTGCAGATGACTCCTGAAAACCGCTATTTTACGCGTACCGGGCTCGAAAGCCTTAAGAGCAGCCGTTGGCCTGGCGTACAAGAAATGTACTCTTCCCTCATGAAGCCCCATAGCTGTGTGGGCGGCATCGACGTGATGTACAAGCTTGCGCCGCTCCTCAACGCTCCTGGCCGCATGGAACGCCCGGACCCGGCATTGAAACTTCTTTTGTGCGAAAACAAAGGCGAAGCGGGCAAGCTTCTCGATGAGCTGAAAGACTGGAACGCTCGCCGTAAGCAGAAAGAAGCCGAAATCACCGAAATGGCGATGGAACAGGTAAAGGCCCTTTACGGCGACACCATCCCGACCGTGATCGTGGTTGCTGGCGAAAACTGGCATGTGGGCGTGATTGGCATTGTCGCGGCTAAGCTTGCCCAGGAATTCCACAGGCCTTCGGCTGTGCTGTCGATTATCAACGGCATGGCACATGCGAGCGCCCGTGCAGTTCCTGGATTCAACTGGCACAGGGCACTTTTTGACAGCCGTGAACTTTTTGACCGCTGGGGCGGCCATGCGAATGCGGCGGGATTCTCGCTCGAAGCAGGCAAGATTGAAGAACTTCGCGGGCGCCTTTTGCAGTCTGCAAAAGACCAAGGCTATACCGGCGAGATCGTCAACACCGATGAATCGTACCCGTACGACATCAAGATCGCGCTCCGCGAACTGACCGTGGAAACGCGCGTACCGACAGGGCGTTACCCGATTCGTGAACGCTCAATTCTCGAGTACATCGACTTGCTCGAACCATTTGGCGGAAACTTCCCGTACCCCGCATTCCGTGCCGAAAACGTGACCGTGCATCGCGTACGTGAACTTCGTGGCGGGCACCTGCAAATGGAAATTTCGCAGGCGGGGAGTGCCGTTTTCCCGGCTATCGCCTTTGGACTTCGTAAGAGCAAGGCTTTGCTCGGGCGCTCCCGCCCGGTGACGGTCGTGTTTGAGCCGATTTGGAATTACTATAACAACACCAAGACGGTGCAGCTCTGCATCAAGTCCATCGAGTAG
- a CDS encoding AAA family ATPase — protein sequence MVETEMIEYRLNGPASQERIRIRLMAALRENRFPQSILIDGPVGIGKKALAMEIAQALQCTNPSVRPCGNCFGCKMATDTGVTDNWVVPMEAKEASARNAADVSAGSSAKTIQDFKQAYIEEITKNPYRVDIFSAGAVISVELIRTMTASFAMKGDRVRVVIIAEADRMNDSAANAFLKTLEEVPPNTYFILTTSSREKLLQTIRSRCLALHLPPLTDEEVRQEAIRVGGEEFDESTLTDDVIGLAVGSPGMALYYAEHAKNWCPLAVDFIEKSLSQDYTDLFFKLEDSGLEDPAIVNRFLEVLSFLITDLLRRESGAPLRIPEATGSVNLERYPQVGASALEAALVSVQETMSRIASRRMAAVTCLQNLSLKLFEGYK from the coding sequence ATGGTTGAAACAGAGATGATAGAATATCGCTTAAATGGCCCCGCCTCCCAGGAACGAATCCGCATTCGTCTTATGGCGGCGTTGCGTGAGAACCGCTTCCCGCAGTCGATTCTTATCGACGGCCCTGTGGGCATTGGCAAAAAAGCGCTCGCGATGGAAATTGCTCAGGCGCTCCAGTGCACAAACCCGAGTGTTCGCCCGTGCGGTAATTGCTTCGGCTGCAAAATGGCAACCGATACCGGCGTGACCGACAACTGGGTCGTGCCGATGGAAGCGAAAGAGGCGAGCGCCCGCAATGCGGCCGACGTCTCTGCCGGGAGCTCTGCAAAGACCATCCAGGATTTTAAACAGGCCTACATCGAAGAAATCACGAAGAACCCGTACCGAGTGGATATTTTCAGTGCGGGCGCCGTGATTTCGGTGGAACTCATCCGTACGATGACAGCCTCCTTTGCAATGAAGGGCGACCGCGTGCGCGTGGTGATTATCGCCGAGGCCGACCGCATGAACGATTCTGCGGCAAACGCATTCCTCAAGACTCTCGAAGAAGTCCCGCCGAACACGTACTTCATTTTGACGACTTCGTCTCGCGAAAAGCTCTTGCAGACGATCCGTTCGCGCTGCCTTGCGCTCCACCTGCCACCCCTCACGGATGAAGAAGTCCGTCAGGAAGCCATTCGCGTGGGCGGCGAAGAATTTGACGAATCGACTTTGACCGACGATGTGATTGGGCTTGCTGTGGGTTCCCCTGGCATGGCGCTTTACTACGCCGAACACGCCAAGAACTGGTGCCCTCTTGCGGTCGATTTTATCGAGAAGTCGCTTTCGCAGGACTACACGGACCTGTTCTTTAAGCTCGAAGATTCCGGACTTGAAGACCCGGCCATCGTGAACCGATTCTTGGAAGTGCTCTCGTTCTTGATTACGGACTTGTTGCGCCGTGAATCGGGCGCTCCGCTTCGCATCCCGGAAGCAACCGGCAGCGTGAATCTCGAACGCTACCCGCAAGTGGGGGCGTCTGCCCTCGAAGCTGCTCTTGTGAGTGTGCAAGAAACTATGTCGAGAATCGCCTCCAGGCGAATGGCGGCAGTGACCTGCCTCCAGAACCTCTCGCTAAAACTTTTTGAAGGCTACAAGTAA
- a CDS encoding murein hydrolase activator EnvC — protein sequence MRLVCRFIPLLFFVFAVVAGSAVSSYAAPKKTDAQIDEQKNALKKLEVDLAKKREELAVLETEEKGVLNTISLLDQNLNRTRSYLSELTRNEDLLQGAVKQLVMDIDSLDSKIKARKRAMRKRIRNLYVHGRSSDAEILFELLTKNGNPEREVYWVHHLLNRDREDVETLRRLVAERTQKQQMQEKHLAELSRLRSRKAVEERGLVAQMNGQARMLNSLKHDKAVQRMALKEFERNQKTMLALLKKLEQRRKREIEEAKRAEAARLAALKKKEREAEKKRQAADKKREAEKKREAEIAQKQTPVPHFKGPKCMPLDGPVISEYGLQEHPVLHIMTRNLGVEIRGKRGGRIRAAAAGTVAMVAEIDGRGPSVIIEHEDGTYTVYGHMKAIHVQEGKSVKKCEEIGEVGDIASLNGIKLYFQVSEGTQTVDPLQWLKQR from the coding sequence ATGCGTCTTGTTTGCCGGTTCATTCCGCTTTTATTTTTCGTCTTTGCCGTGGTGGCGGGTTCAGCAGTTTCGTCTTATGCGGCTCCGAAAAAGACGGATGCGCAGATTGACGAACAAAAGAACGCCCTCAAAAAGCTAGAGGTCGATCTTGCGAAAAAGCGCGAGGAACTGGCCGTCCTTGAAACCGAAGAAAAGGGCGTCTTGAACACGATTTCGCTTTTGGACCAGAATTTGAACCGCACAAGGTCTTACCTTTCGGAACTGACCCGCAATGAGGATCTGTTGCAGGGGGCGGTCAAGCAACTTGTGATGGATATTGATTCTCTTGACTCAAAAATCAAGGCCCGCAAGCGTGCCATGAGAAAGCGTATACGTAATTTGTATGTACACGGTCGTAGCAGCGATGCCGAAATTCTCTTTGAACTTTTGACCAAGAACGGGAACCCGGAACGCGAAGTTTACTGGGTGCACCACTTGCTGAACCGCGACCGCGAAGACGTGGAAACGCTCCGTAGGCTTGTGGCCGAACGCACTCAAAAACAGCAGATGCAAGAAAAGCACTTGGCCGAGCTTTCGAGACTCCGCTCCCGCAAGGCAGTCGAAGAACGCGGTCTTGTCGCGCAGATGAACGGTCAGGCCCGCATGCTGAATTCCCTCAAGCATGACAAGGCCGTGCAGCGCATGGCGCTCAAGGAATTCGAACGCAACCAGAAGACCATGCTTGCGCTCCTCAAGAAACTTGAGCAGCGCCGCAAGCGAGAAATCGAAGAAGCGAAGCGCGCCGAGGCCGCCCGCCTCGCCGCCCTAAAAAAGAAGGAACGCGAAGCCGAGAAGAAACGCCAAGCGGCAGACAAGAAGCGCGAAGCAGAAAAGAAACGTGAGGCCGAAATCGCCCAAAAGCAGACTCCGGTACCGCATTTCAAAGGCCCGAAGTGCATGCCGCTCGACGGCCCGGTTATCAGCGAATACGGCTTGCAGGAACACCCGGTGCTCCACATCATGACGCGTAACCTTGGGGTGGAAATCCGCGGAAAGCGCGGTGGCCGCATCCGTGCCGCTGCAGCCGGAACTGTCGCTATGGTCGCCGAAATTGACGGCCGCGGCCCCTCCGTGATCATAGAACACGAAGATGGAACGTACACGGTGTACGGTCACATGAAGGCAATCCATGTCCAAGAGGGCAAAAGTGTCAAGAAATGCGAAGAAATTGGAGAAGTGGGCGATATTGCTTCGTTAAATGGTATTAAATTGTATTTCCAAGTAAGCGAAGGGACACAGACCGTGGACCCGTTGCAATGGTTGAAACAGAGATGA
- a CDS encoding Tfp pilus assembly protein FimT/FimU, with product MLNYGSKKNGYTLIEVLVVVSIMGILSSMGVVSLRGAVVNSRMKDNALNTTAFLERIANEANRMSKTLCVKKISPHGLGVYVTDDCSSLPENTYDTFYIDAPAVFGCDNQIQFSVFEGSDWAGGDGVIFQPRIGLSAAPSTGYICMQYGDDDVYAVAAKYKNKNMIVPMWRSGTYWDEL from the coding sequence ATGTTGAATTACGGTTCTAAAAAGAACGGCTATACTTTGATAGAAGTCCTTGTCGTTGTGTCGATTATGGGAATTCTGTCTTCTATGGGCGTCGTGAGCCTGCGTGGTGCCGTAGTCAATAGCCGAATGAAGGATAACGCTTTAAATACGACCGCTTTTTTGGAACGAATTGCCAATGAAGCTAATCGTATGTCCAAGACCCTTTGCGTCAAGAAAATTTCTCCACATGGACTTGGTGTGTATGTAACGGATGATTGCAGTAGCCTTCCGGAAAATACGTACGATACTTTTTATATCGACGCTCCTGCCGTTTTTGGCTGTGATAATCAAATCCAATTTAGCGTTTTTGAAGGTTCTGACTGGGCTGGTGGCGATGGTGTCATTTTCCAGCCCCGCATCGGGCTTTCTGCGGCTCCTTCTACGGGATATATCTGCATGCAGTATGGCGATGATGATGTCTACGCTGTGGCTGCGAAGTATAAAAACAAGAATATGATTGTCCCTATGTGGAGATCTGGTACCTATTGGGATGAATTGTAG
- a CDS encoding MBG domain-containing protein: MTNHLIHSLRSLRLGLVLVFTLLMAATSLAEDVINIEAMGQTINKETTWENCSVNIIGNGTVTFSRRIYIRGSVTLNLGAQTTLDAQNGIGVHDGHSLTITGEGNLNTRSGSSNENSPLGGSKGNGIANAGSITILGGNITAINTGSLSYYFGAAIGGAELGSGGNITIRGGTVNAISDSGSRGCKGAGIGGGFNGNAGTITITGGVVKATSGTYGAAAIGGGTINESGKGKGGSITISGGQVTAVSLRGNGIGPGRDGSTREGTAGTISLSWTESTDFINANSYRGDISIEGDSRFYYEGSTDLVLADELAKRQNQKIIPVELDNNSIALANLQMQDYSILPNGAIKYLNYDVYDYNGNKLIKGTHYTETVGYSVDATGAMEEGKLKLTIKGKSPYFGSQSFIMWVNTAVLTQDGDEKYVTIPEKRKMTLKITESEIKDGLTSFKVYEAGGKNHVLGKEWDGVLVINIPDNSNYLIQLSGKALAADRTSKNDLIDCELIYEGYLTVYDNDEASGTILLENSELIYDYLPSPVAIIPTITSTGKNLAIRYREMYGYSDLDLSVTLVPADRKYNVNLPDRFTGGQVTANLRQAKANDNITLTVTPDEGYMLNELRVVKADGETVNVTDCNWYTDWSETISKTVTFKMPTQNVTVAAVFTNKLNSDEGGLYVNMPHSGTKNMVIPDNITSFKLYDDGGKDGDFQPLSDGTLAITAPSGKVMQFSGKSFMVDNSSSESYYAIYNDPPKSYGQKLAYGNQQKEETLYPVVSEGNTAYVRLKAADISRTDFFHKYGLDLNVKVFTPAVYSVSSDKNMEHGNVMFDKTQVVTNGTINVTVSSDEGYVLKDIDAFDADGKIVMTKPDAAQWGDVVYYAASTGYSFKMRSSDATVTPTFMPKTDFFVNMPKTGQRDIIIQDDMTSFRVYDNSGKDGYYFTNDDGKLLLTAPEDCMMKVSGYVKLMYSSAEEDYLDIYDGSSTNAKRLGRFRGYKNSSTTSVTASSSTNQMLLHFISNGYGYVKDGGGVYLTVSVIKRFTSSDITVAAIEDQTYTGSRICPAISVTDGEKVLEPGVDFTTQCSNNISVGTASMTITGKGHYTGGISKQFKIAKAPLMVIAKDKSIIYGDKPANAGVEYSGFVSVDNENSLSGSIVFSYDYAQYDKVGEYAIMPSGLESNNYEIEFVAGKLTVEPKEISIAWDDKETSFTYNGKAQAPNATAGGLLNNDECNIIIDSAMNAGKYSAEAIDLTNKNYKLPENRDGPDFEITKAPLTVTAKNATIAYGDEPSNAGVEYSGFVGDDNENDLNDSIVFNYDYVQFYKVGKYVIIPGGLSSDNYDITFVEGELTVEPKEISIAWSDASLTYNGSEQIPMATANGVENSDECIFTMTGAATKVGKYTAKVTDLSNENYKLPATGLEQAFEITKAPLKITALNDTIVYGDEPASAGIAYDGFVGKETSNVLTGELAFEINYKQYGDAGEYAITPSGLTADNYEIEFVAGKLTVEPKVVSIAWDKQTSFTYNSFAQVPAATVEGLLNNDQCDFTVAGAATNAGKYTAKVTDLSNKNYKLPATGLEQSFEIAKIPLTVTAKNATIVYGDEPSNASVEFSGFVGEDNEKSLNGSLIYSYDYKQYGDVGEYTITPSGLTADNYEIEFVAGKLSVEPKAVSIAWGKSSFAYNGAAQVPTATAEGLVNSDKCDFTVTGAAVNAGKYSAAVTALNNANYKLPESGLEQPFEILKADPTIVKAPAAVENLVYNGKAQTLVTAGEAKNGTLVYKIGDAEKYSETLPAATDAGDYTVYFMVLGDENYNDLKAETLAASIAAPASSSSAPASSSSSVKASSSSAKPASSSSSVKASSSSAKPASSSSSVKASSSSAKPASSSSSGKASSSSSGKNSIAAPAIAKALKVVYSQNQLFVTNPAASDMEVLVFDVQGNLKTRYRAYSAGEHQVSLQQLYQGVYIVRVETRGAVETLQVRVK; this comes from the coding sequence ATGACCAATCATCTAATTCATTCATTACGTTCGCTCCGTTTGGGGCTTGTTCTGGTTTTTACCCTGCTTATGGCAGCAACCTCGTTGGCGGAAGATGTGATCAACATCGAAGCTATGGGGCAAACCATCAATAAAGAAACAACATGGGAGAACTGCTCTGTCAATATTATTGGCAACGGTACTGTTACGTTCAGTAGGCGAATCTATATTAGAGGTTCTGTTACATTGAACCTTGGCGCGCAAACAACACTTGATGCACAAAATGGCATTGGCGTTCATGATGGACACAGCCTTACAATAACAGGCGAGGGAAACCTTAATACGAGATCTGGCAGCAGCAACGAAAATTCTCCACTTGGTGGAAGTAAAGGTAATGGCATTGCCAATGCAGGTTCGATTACAATATTAGGGGGTAATATAACAGCGATTAACACTGGTTCACTAAGCTATTATTTCGGGGCGGCAATAGGTGGTGCGGAACTGGGCTCCGGTGGTAACATCACTATCCGTGGTGGTACGGTCAATGCTATATCTGATTCTGGAAGTAGAGGTTGCAAAGGAGCCGGTATTGGAGGTGGTTTTAATGGCAATGCTGGTACGATAACCATTACTGGTGGCGTTGTTAAAGCGACATCGGGAACATATGGCGCTGCGGCGATTGGCGGCGGTACCATTAACGAAAGTGGAAAGGGCAAAGGTGGATCGATTACCATCAGTGGAGGCCAAGTCACAGCAGTAAGTTTAAGGGGTAACGGAATAGGTCCAGGCCGTGATGGTTCAACAAGAGAGGGAACCGCAGGAACCATTTCATTGTCGTGGACTGAAAGTACAGATTTCATCAATGCAAATAGTTACAGGGGTGATATCAGCATTGAGGGAGATTCGCGTTTCTATTACGAAGGAAGTACAGACTTAGTCTTAGCGGATGAACTTGCAAAAAGGCAAAATCAGAAAATTATTCCGGTTGAGCTGGACAACAACTCGATTGCGTTAGCGAACCTTCAAATGCAAGACTATAGCATTCTCCCGAATGGAGCGATAAAGTATCTCAATTATGACGTTTACGATTACAACGGTAACAAATTGATAAAAGGAACTCACTATACTGAGACCGTCGGGTATAGCGTGGATGCGACTGGAGCTATGGAAGAAGGCAAACTTAAGCTGACGATTAAGGGTAAGAGCCCCTATTTCGGTTCACAGTCATTCATAATGTGGGTTAACACGGCTGTACTGACGCAAGACGGCGACGAGAAATATGTAACTATACCCGAAAAACGTAAAATGACGCTGAAGATTACAGAATCGGAAATCAAAGACGGCTTGACATCCTTCAAGGTCTATGAGGCTGGTGGCAAGAATCATGTTCTTGGCAAAGAATGGGATGGTGTCCTCGTTATCAACATTCCTGACAATTCGAACTATCTTATTCAATTGTCTGGTAAAGCCCTGGCTGCGGATAGGACGTCGAAAAACGATTTGATTGATTGTGAATTAATATATGAAGGGTATTTGACTGTTTATGACAACGATGAGGCGAGCGGAACAATACTTTTAGAGAATTCGGAGCTAATTTATGATTACCTACCTAGCCCAGTGGCTATAATTCCCACCATTACTAGCACGGGAAAAAACTTAGCAATTCGTTATCGAGAGATGTATGGCTATTCAGATTTAGACCTTTCGGTGACACTTGTGCCAGCCGACCGCAAATACAACGTAAATCTACCTGACAGATTTACCGGCGGTCAAGTAACGGCGAATTTGAGACAGGCAAAAGCAAACGACAACATAACTCTGACTGTTACGCCCGACGAAGGTTATATGCTCAACGAGCTAAGGGTTGTAAAAGCTGACGGTGAAACTGTCAACGTTACTGATTGTAACTGGTACACCGACTGGAGCGAAACTATCAGTAAGACCGTGACATTTAAGATGCCTACCCAAAATGTAACCGTCGCTGCTGTATTCACCAACAAGCTGAATTCAGATGAAGGAGGTCTCTATGTCAATATGCCGCATTCTGGCACAAAGAATATGGTCATTCCCGACAATATTACTTCATTTAAACTCTACGACGACGGCGGCAAGGATGGTGATTTTCAACCATTGAGCGATGGCACCCTGGCAATAACGGCACCTTCGGGTAAAGTGATGCAATTTTCGGGAAAAAGCTTTATGGTGGATAATAGCTCTAGTGAGTCTTACTATGCAATCTATAATGACCCTCCTAAAAGTTACGGACAAAAATTAGCATATGGCAATCAGCAGAAAGAGGAGACTCTTTATCCTGTTGTTAGTGAAGGCAATACAGCTTATGTCCGCCTTAAGGCAGCCGATATTTCGAGAACAGATTTTTTTCATAAGTACGGTCTCGACCTGAACGTTAAAGTCTTTACTCCTGCTGTTTACAGTGTAAGCAGCGACAAAAATATGGAGCACGGTAATGTAATGTTTGACAAAACTCAGGTCGTAACTAACGGAACTATCAACGTGACCGTAAGTTCTGACGAAGGCTATGTGTTGAAAGATATCGATGCTTTTGATGCGGACGGAAAAATTGTCATGACAAAACCTGACGCCGCTCAATGGGGCGATGTTGTCTATTACGCAGCCTCAACGGGATACTCATTCAAGATGCGTTCGTCGGATGCAACGGTGACGCCAACATTTATGCCCAAGACGGACTTTTTTGTCAATATGCCTAAGACTGGCCAGCGAGATATTATCATTCAGGATGACATGACTTCATTCCGAGTTTACGACAATAGTGGAAAGGATGGATATTACTTTACCAATGACGATGGCAAACTGTTATTGACGGCACCCGAGGACTGTATGATGAAAGTATCGGGATATGTCAAACTCATGTACTCGTCTGCAGAAGAAGATTATCTTGATATCTACGACGGCAGCAGCACCAATGCAAAACGCCTCGGACGTTTCAGGGGCTACAAAAATTCTTCGACGACCTCTGTCACAGCCTCCAGTAGTACCAATCAAATGTTGCTCCACTTTATATCCAATGGCTACGGCTATGTCAAAGATGGCGGTGGAGTCTATCTGACCGTGTCGGTGATAAAGCGTTTTACAAGCTCAGACATCACGGTCGCAGCCATTGAAGACCAAACATATACGGGTTCTCGAATTTGCCCTGCAATTAGCGTTACAGACGGAGAAAAAGTACTTGAACCCGGTGTAGATTTCACGACTCAATGCTCAAACAACATATCTGTTGGAACGGCAAGCATGACTATCACCGGAAAAGGCCATTATACCGGTGGAATCAGCAAACAATTTAAAATCGCTAAAGCACCTTTGATGGTTATCGCAAAGGATAAGTCGATTATCTATGGTGACAAACCAGCAAATGCAGGTGTTGAATACAGCGGCTTTGTGAGCGTCGATAACGAAAATAGCTTAAGTGGCTCGATTGTCTTTAGCTACGATTACGCTCAATACGATAAAGTCGGTGAATACGCCATTATGCCGAGCGGTTTGGAATCCAACAACTACGAAATTGAATTTGTCGCGGGCAAGTTGACTGTTGAACCGAAGGAAATCTCTATTGCCTGGGATGATAAAGAAACTTCGTTCACTTACAATGGAAAGGCTCAAGCTCCGAATGCGACGGCTGGAGGTCTCTTGAACAATGACGAATGCAACATTATTATAGACTCCGCTATGAATGCCGGAAAGTACTCTGCCGAGGCAATAGATTTAACCAATAAAAATTACAAGTTGCCAGAAAATCGAGATGGACCGGACTTTGAAATTACAAAGGCTCCGCTCACGGTTACGGCCAAGAATGCAACAATTGCCTACGGTGATGAACCGTCTAACGCAGGTGTCGAATACAGCGGCTTTGTGGGCGACGATAACGAAAATGACTTAAATGATTCGATTGTCTTTAACTACGATTATGTGCAATTCTATAAAGTTGGCAAATACGTCATTATTCCAGGCGGTTTGTCTTCTGACAACTACGACATCACTTTCGTCGAAGGCGAGTTGACTGTTGAACCGAAGGAGATTTCGATAGCTTGGAGTGACGCTTCGCTCACTTACAATGGCTCTGAACAGATTCCAATGGCTACGGCTAATGGTGTCGAGAATAGCGATGAATGCATTTTCACGATGACGGGTGCTGCTACGAAAGTCGGCAAGTACACTGCAAAAGTAACGGATTTGAGCAACGAGAATTACAAGTTGCCGGCAACGGGGCTTGAACAGGCTTTCGAAATTACAAAGGCTCCGCTTAAGATTACTGCATTGAACGATACGATTGTTTATGGCGACGAACCTGCTAGCGCAGGTATTGCTTATGACGGATTTGTTGGAAAAGAAACCAGCAATGTCTTGACAGGCGAACTTGCTTTTGAAATCAATTACAAGCAATATGGCGATGCCGGTGAATATGCCATTACGCCGAGCGGCCTGACGGCTGATAACTATGAAATTGAATTTGTGGCTGGCAAGTTGACGGTTGAACCGAAGGTCGTTTCCATTGCTTGGGATAAACAGACTTCGTTCACTTACAATAGCTTTGCTCAAGTTCCGGCTGCAACGGTAGAAGGCCTTTTGAACAATGACCAGTGCGATTTCACGGTGGCTGGGGCTGCTACGAATGCCGGCAAGTACACCGCAAAGGTAACGGACTTGAGCAACAAAAATTACAAGTTGCCGGCAACGGGGCTTGAACAATCTTTTGAAATAGCCAAGATTCCGCTCACGGTTACGGCCAAGAACGCAACAATTGTCTATGGTGATGAGCCGTCTAATGCAAGTGTTGAATTCAGTGGCTTTGTCGGTGAAGATAATGAAAAGTCCTTGAATGGCTCGCTCATCTATAGTTACGATTATAAGCAGTATGGTGATGTCGGTGAATATACTATTACACCGAGCGGCCTGACGGCTGACAACTACGAAATCGAATTTGTGGCTGGCAAGTTGAGTGTTGAACCGAAGGCCGTTTCTATTGCTTGGGGCAAGTCTTCGTTTGCTTACAACGGTGCGGCTCAGGTTCCGACTGCAACGGCAGAAGGTCTCGTGAATAGCGACAAGTGCGACTTCACGGTGACAGGCGCTGCGGTAAATGCAGGCAAGTACAGTGCTGCGGTGACTGCTTTGAATAATGCAAACTACAAGCTGCCAGAATCCGGCCTTGAACAGCCTTTCGAAATTCTGAAGGCGGATCCGACGATTGTCAAGGCTCCGGCCGCTGTTGAAAATCTGGTGTATAATGGTAAGGCCCAAACGCTTGTGACGGCGGGCGAAGCCAAGAATGGAACGCTGGTCTACAAGATCGGTGATGCGGAAAAGTATTCCGAAACGTTGCCGGCTGCAACGGATGCGGGCGATTATACGGTGTACTTCATGGTGCTCGGCGACGAGAATTACAATGACCTTAAGGCAGAAACGCTTGCGGCTTCTATCGCTGCTCCGGCATCTTCTTCAAGTGCGCCGGCTTCTAGTTCCAGCAGTGTCAAGGCTTCCAGCTCCAGCGCAAAGCCTGCTTCTAGTTCCAGCAGTGTCAAGGCTTCCAGCTCCAGCGCAAAGCCTGCCTCTAGTTCCAGCAGTGTCAAGGCATCCAGCTCTAGCGCAAAGCCTGCCTCCAGCTCCAGCAGCGGCAAGGCTTCTAGTTCCAGCAGCGGCAAGAATTCCATCGCCGCTCCGGCAATTGCGAAGGCTTTGAAGGTCGTGTACTCCCAGAATCAGTTGTTCGTGACGAACCCGGCTGCATCGGACATGGAAGTGCTTGTGTTCGATGTGCAGGGGAACCTCAAGACCCGATACCGTGCATACTCCGCTGGAGAACATCAGGTCTCGCTGCAACAGCTCTACCAGGGCGTTTATATCGTCCGTGTCGAAACTCGCGGCGCGGTAGAGACACTCCAGGTGCGCGTCAAGTAA